Below is a genomic region from Roseovarius arcticus.
CCTGCATCCACCTGCACTTCGAGCTCTTTCGGGCCGATAAATCTGGCGAGGCCGTGCAGGGTTTCCACATGGTTGCGGTTAAATTGATGCTCCAGCACATCGACCTCGTAGTCGACGGTCTTGTGCAGGCGGGCCTGGAGATCCTCGGCGCCGATGTCGTCCTTGACGCGGTAGGAGCGCCCGTAAAAGCTGCGCTCGCGCCAACCCGACAGGTTTAGCACCGTCTCGCGCAGCGTCTTGGACGGAATTGTGCCGGTATGCGCCGACACACCGCCCAGACGATCCTTGCGGTCAATGACCAAAACGCGGCGCTTCAGCTTACCTGCCTGAATCGCGGCAGAGCGGCCTGAGGGGCCAGAGCCTATGACGATCAGGTCGAAATGGTCCAATAGTTCATCCTGCATAAAGCGCCTCGGCGTGGAAGGTCACGTGATCCTCCATGAAGGTGGAAATAAAGAAATAGCTGTGGTCATAGCCGGGCTGCATCCGGATGGTGGCCTGCTGGCGGCGCTTGGCGGCGGAATGGGCCAGTGTCTCGGGTCGAAGCAGGTCGAGGAATTGATCATTTGTGCCAGTATCGACCAGAACGGGACCGTCAAATCCCTTTTCTGCCATCAGCAGGCTGGCATCGTGCGCGGCCCACTTGGCTTCATCATCGCCCAGATACCCTGACAACTGCTTGCGGCCCCAGTCGCTGGCGGTGGTGTTACAGATCGGTGAAAACGCCGAGACAGAGCGGAACCGGCCCGGCAATCCCATCGCCAGCGTCAGCGCGCCGTGTCCGCCCATCGAGTGACCAGTGATGGCTTGGCGCTCCATATCGAGGCTGAATTCGGCGCCCAGCAGCGCGGGCAGATCATCGGCGACATAGTCCCACATCTTGAAATCCTTGGCCCACGGCGCTTGAGTGGCATTCACATAGAACCCCGCGCCTTGGCCCATGTCGAACGCGTCATCATCTGCCACGCCGTCACCGCGCGGCGAGGTATCGGGAAATACCAGCGCGATGCCCTGCTCGGCGGCCCAGCATTGTGCGCCAGCCTTGGTCATGGCGTTCTCATGCGTGCAGGTCAGGCCGGACAAAAACCACAAGACCGGCACGGGGCCATCGCGTGCCTCGGCGGGCAGGAAGAGGCCAAAGGTCATGTCCGTTCCTGTCGCCTTGGAGGCGTGCGAATAGACGCCTTGAACGCCCCCGAAACAGGTATTTTCGGATTTGATTTCCATAGCGTCGCTCCTCTTGGCCGGTGTTGTGTCACGGGTATGCTTAACAGGCGGTTGATGGGTATGAAACGGATAAAAGGCGCGCCCTTTCGCGCGGCCCCGCTACTTAAAACAGCCGCTGCACCCAGCCGATAACCAGCGATACCGTCACGGCAGCCATGATTGTCGAGATTAGTATCGACGTGGATACCCGCTGCGGCGCGACGCCGTAATGCTGCGCCAGCATATAGACATTGCCCGCAACCGGCAGGGACGCCGCCGCGATCATGACCGCCGCCGCGTAGGGCGCGACATCGAAGATGAGCAGCGCCGAAATGGCGACAGCAGCAGGATGCAGCACCAGTTTGCAAAAGCTGAGCCAGCCCGCCACATAAGGCCTCTCTGCAGATTTGCCCGCCAGCGATGCGCCAATGGCAAAGAGCGCGCCGGGCGTCGCGGCGCCGCCAAGGATGATTAGAAATTCGTTCACCGGGCCGGGGATCGGCAGCGCCAGACCCGACCATGTCAGACCGACAACGATAGAGACAATCATCGGGTTTTTCAGCAGGCCCAGCCCGACCGTGCCCAGCACCGCAGGCCGCATCCGCCCGTCGCGGGTCCCGGTGATTACGATCACGATCAGCGCGCCAAAGACGATCAGATCGACTGCTAGCACCATCATAACGGGCGCGATCGCCGCCTCGCCCATCAGCATCGCCAGCATCGGGATACCCAGAAAGCCGACATTGCCAATCACGACGCATTGCGCCTCAACCGCGGCCTCTTCGGCCGGGATGCCGCGCAGGTATGCCGCCACAGTGGCCAGCACATAGATCACCGCCGAGCCGCACAGATAAGCCATCACGAAAGGCAGGTCGAACACCTCTCGCAAGCTAAGGTTGGCAGAGAATCGCAGCAGCATTGCCGATAGGGCAAAGTAGAAGACGAACTTGGTCAGCCACGCGGTCGCCGCTTCGGTGAAAAACCCGCTGCGCCCCGCGCCATACCCCAGCGCGATGATCATGAAAAAGGGCAGGGTTTGGATGAATATCGCGGCCATGGCTCTGGATAGCAGGCCCGCCCGTAAGGTCAATTGCTCCTGCGGCGCCTGCGTACCCCAGGCTGGGCGCGATCCTAGCAGCTGATGTCGCGCGCGGCGCGCTACCGACTGGCGATATCGACATGACCGCGAACCAACTGGCCCAACTGCGTAAAATCTGCAACTGCCCCTTTTTCCAAATCAGATGGGCGCGCCCGGTTTCCCGAACGCGCCCGCATTTCTTCTTGCTTCAAATATCCCCGCGCGGCGCGCTCCCGCCCGTGCCGCGCGCGCGTCAGCCCAGTTCAGCCAGCCGTGCCAATGCAGCGCGCAAAGCCTGTGCCTCTTCTTCGCGCAGCGCCAGGTTTTCGCGGGCTTCCTCGACCACCTCATCAGGGGCTGAGGCGACAAACTTGGGGTTGTTCACGCGTCCTTTCAGGCCGCCGATTTCCTTTTCCAGCTTGCCCAGCGTTTTTTCCAGCCGTGCTTTTTCCTCGCCCACGTCGATAATGTCGGCAAGTGGCAGGCCAAAGATGCCGCCCTCAACAGCGACAGTTGCGCAGCCTTTGGGGAAGGCATCGACGTGCTCAAGGCTCTCGATGCGCGCCAGCCGCTTGATCATCACCTCGTTGCGATCCCATGCCGCGCGGCCCGCATCATCCAGCGATGTGGCCAGTAGCGGTATTTTCAATCCGGCGGGCACGTGCATCTGCGCCCGCGCGCTGCGCACCGCCTCGATCAAGGAAATCACCCAGTTCATCTCGCGGTCCGCGGCGGGATCGACGGCCTCGTTGCCATATTCCGGCCAGTCAGTGTGGATCAACATTTTTTGCCGCGTACCCAGATTGGCCCACAATTCTTCGGTGACGAAGGGCATCATGGGGTGCAAGAGGATCAGGCACTGGTCGATGACCCATGCCATCGTCTCGCGGCTCTCAGCCTTCACGGCGTCCGATCCGTCCATCAGCAGCGGCTTGGAAAACTCCACATACCAGTCGCACACCTTGCCCCAGACAAAGATATAGAGCGCGTTCGCCGCATCGTTGAAGCGGTAGTTGCTGAGTGCCGCGTCGACTTCAGCGCGGACCTTGGCCGTCTCGCCCACGATCCAGCGGTTCACCGTCTCATTCGGGGTGGGGACGGTATCTACCGAATACCTTTCGCCCAATGCCGCTGGTGTCGCGCCGTTCATTTCCGCGAAACGCGCGGCATTCCACAGCTTCGTGCCGAAATTGCGATAGCCTGCGACGCGGCTGCTCGACAGCTTCAGATCGCGCCCCATCGCGGCCATCGCCGTCAAGGTGAAGCGCACGGCATCGGTGCCGTATTCGTCGATCAACTCCAATGGATCCAGTACGTTGCCCAGTGATTTCGACATCTTCTTGCCGCTCTCGTCGCGCACCAGCGCGTGGACATAGACATGGCCGAATGGCTTTTGCCCCGTCACTGCGTATTGCATCATCATCATCCGGGCGACCCAGAAAAAGATGATGTCAAAGCCGGTGATCAGCGTTGATGTTGGGAAATACTTCTGCAATTCAGGCGTTTGCTCGGGCCAGCCTAGCGTGCCAATGGGCCACAGGCCTGACGAAAACCAAGTGTCCAGCACGTCGGGATCGCGCCAGACAGGATAGACCAGCGTCGTGGGGTCCTGAGTTGCCACATATTCCGCGAGGCTCTCGCCCAAGAGGTGCATCGCGGCCTCGCGAGTGTCCACCTCGACGAGGCGCGCGTGGTTCAGCGGTGTCGGCAAAGCTGCCAGCACATCGTCGAACTTATCCGCCAGCCCATCAAAGCTGGGCGCTGCATGATAACGGTCGCTGCCGGGCGCCATTGACTGGTCCCACAGCAACCGCTGCATTTCGACCAGATCCAGCGCGCCGTCGCCCTCGTCATCCCGAAACGCGCCGCGCTCCAGGTCGAGGCCATACCATACCGGGATCTGATGCCCCCACCACAGCTGGCGCGAAATGCACCACGGCTCGATATTTTCCAGCCAGTGGAAATACACTTTGCGATCGGATTCGGGCATTATCGTCACTTCGCCCGAGCGTACGGCATCTATCGCTGGCTGCACGATCTGCGCGGTGTCGACAAACCACTGGTCGGTCAGCATCGGTTCGATCACCACTTTGGAGCGGTCGCCAAAGGG
It encodes:
- the fghA gene encoding S-formylglutathione hydrolase; protein product: MEIKSENTCFGGVQGVYSHASKATGTDMTFGLFLPAEARDGPVPVLWFLSGLTCTHENAMTKAGAQCWAAEQGIALVFPDTSPRGDGVADDDAFDMGQGAGFYVNATQAPWAKDFKMWDYVADDLPALLGAEFSLDMERQAITGHSMGGHGALTLAMGLPGRFRSVSAFSPICNTTASDWGRKQLSGYLGDDEAKWAAHDASLLMAEKGFDGPVLVDTGTNDQFLDLLRPETLAHSAAKRRQQATIRMQPGYDHSYFFISTFMEDHVTFHAEALYAG
- a CDS encoding AEC family transporter, giving the protein MAAIFIQTLPFFMIIALGYGAGRSGFFTEAATAWLTKFVFYFALSAMLLRFSANLSLREVFDLPFVMAYLCGSAVIYVLATVAAYLRGIPAEEAAVEAQCVVIGNVGFLGIPMLAMLMGEAAIAPVMMVLAVDLIVFGALIVIVITGTRDGRMRPAVLGTVGLGLLKNPMIVSIVVGLTWSGLALPIPGPVNEFLIILGGAATPGALFAIGASLAGKSAERPYVAGWLSFCKLVLHPAAVAISALLIFDVAPYAAAVMIAAASLPVAGNVYMLAQHYGVAPQRVSTSILISTIMAAVTVSLVIGWVQRLF
- a CDS encoding valine--tRNA ligase yields the protein MAMEKTFDAAEAEQRLYEAWEASGAFKAGANARDGAEPFSIMIPPPNVTGSLHMGHAFNNTLQDILVRWHRMRGFDTLWQPGTDHAGIATQMVTERDMAANGEPTRVEMGREAFERRVWQQKIKSRETIIGQLKRLGASCDWSREAFTMSGAPSAPEGEEGNFHDAVIKVFVDMYDKGMIYRGKRLVNWDPHFETAISDLEVENVDIAGHMWHFKYPLAGGATYEYVEKDEDGNVTLRETRDYIAIATTRPETMLGDGAVAVHPSDARYSAIVGKLCEIPVGPKEHRRLIPIITDEYPDPAFGSGAVKITGAHDFNDYAVAKRGGIPCYRLMDTRAQMRSDGAPYAEAASIAMDVAKGERELGEAEVDTINLVPDHLRGLDRMEARERVIAEITAEGLAVMTQAHDPRLGKAAMAPLAPEEGGEAREDTLVPLVEAKQIVQPFGDRSKVVIEPMLTDQWFVDTAQIVQPAIDAVRSGEVTIMPESDRKVYFHWLENIEPWCISRQLWWGHQIPVWYGLDLERGAFRDDEGDGALDLVEMQRLLWDQSMAPGSDRYHAAPSFDGLADKFDDVLAALPTPLNHARLVEVDTREAAMHLLGESLAEYVATQDPTTLVYPVWRDPDVLDTWFSSGLWPIGTLGWPEQTPELQKYFPTSTLITGFDIIFFWVARMMMMQYAVTGQKPFGHVYVHALVRDESGKKMSKSLGNVLDPLELIDEYGTDAVRFTLTAMAAMGRDLKLSSSRVAGYRNFGTKLWNAARFAEMNGATPAALGERYSVDTVPTPNETVNRWIVGETAKVRAEVDAALSNYRFNDAANALYIFVWGKVCDWYVEFSKPLLMDGSDAVKAESRETMAWVIDQCLILLHPMMPFVTEELWANLGTRQKMLIHTDWPEYGNEAVDPAADREMNWVISLIEAVRSARAQMHVPAGLKIPLLATSLDDAGRAAWDRNEVMIKRLARIESLEHVDAFPKGCATVAVEGGIFGLPLADIIDVGEEKARLEKTLGKLEKEIGGLKGRVNNPKFVASAPDEVVEEARENLALREEEAQALRAALARLAELG